From a single Apium graveolens cultivar Ventura chromosome 2, ASM990537v1, whole genome shotgun sequence genomic region:
- the LOC141692316 gene encoding uncharacterized protein LOC141692316, producing the protein MAGPSHPKSLHSIYVLSFKFPSSSSVGLRSMKIKTHVRSFISTHLCRISRALTKAKSILTDLIQELQVTHFREPSKKLNNKNKLSYGSFRRNNSWCSSSHALPVPSPTSQLYNDATWNSIILPECKDIEGSQLSGYLHWLERKVQEDSEAEDMNEIDKLADMYIANCREKFLLEKQESLRMFQEMMARSL; encoded by the coding sequence ATGGCTGGTCCATCTCATCCAAAATCTCTACACTCAATTTATGTTCTCTCTTTCAAATTTCCATCTTCTTCTTCTGTTGGCTTGAGATCCATGAAAATCAAAACTCATGTTCGCTCATTCATATCGACACACTTGTGTCGTATCTCTCGAGCACTCACCAAAGCTAAATCCATTCTCACTGATCTTATTCAAGAACTCCAAGTCACACACTTCAGAGAACCCTCCAAGAAGCTAAACAACAAAAATAAGCTTTCTTACGGTTCCTTTAGACGAAACAACAGTTGGTGTAGTTCCTCTCACGCGTTACCGGTACCTTCACCCACTAGTCAATTGTATAATGATGCTACATGGAATTCTATTATCTTACCAGAGTGCAAAGACATAGAAGGATCACAGCTTTCTGGGTACCTCCATTGGCTAGAACGAAAGGTTCAGGAAGACTCGGAGGCCGAAGATATGAATGAGATTGATAAGCTTGCTGATATGTACATTGCAAACTGCCGTGAGAAGTTCCTGTTGGAGAAACAAGAATCATTACGGATGTTTCAAGAGATGATGGCTCGAAGTTTGTGA